CCTGAGTCcctccagactttttttttttttttttttttctttgtctctggaGAACTTTCAGCCACTCGCCAGCCGACTAGGGCAGCGCCACAGCTCCGGGGTGCAAAGCAGCGGGTTCCGGGGCGGCCGCGCACTTCTGCCGCCCGGGCAGGGGGCGGGAGGCTTACGTCCTCCCGGCAGGCGGGGTGAGGAGGGGAGCGGGCGCCTTGACGCCCCTCCAAAGGAAGCTCGTCTTCCGAGGCGGCCCGTCCCAGGCTCGGCCCACTTCGGAGGGGGAGAAAGTTGGGCGGGAGCGGGAAGGGTTGGAGCGCGCGGGCCGggctgggtggaggtggggcgaCGGGGGAGTCGGGGCGCCCCCGGCGCGCGAGCCGGGGTGGAGCCAGCAGCCGGGCGCGGCGTCAGCGTTTAGGATGCAAATCGATTCCCCGCTCCGCCgtcccccacccctcccgcccGGGGAGCAAGGCTCCGCCGCTCCGCAGCCGCCCACGCCTCCTGCGCGCCGCGGCGCCCGAGCGGGCGGCTCTACTTAAGCCGCGCGCCGGCCGAGCCCCGGCACTCGCCTGGAGCGCGCGGGGGAGGCGGGCGGAGCGCACCGGGGGCCTCGGGGGCGCACGGCACCGCGGGGCTCTGCGCGGCTCGCGGCtcgtggcggcggcggcggcggcggcggcggcggcggcggcggccggggcgcaCGGCTGAGCTAGCGTccggggagggcggcggcggctTCGGCGCGCAGCCCCGCTCCCTGCCGCTGACCCAGACCCGCCACCTCTCTGCCATGGCCCTGGCGGACAGCACACGTGGACTACCCAACGGGGGTGGCGGCGGGGGTGGCAGCGGCTCCTCGTCctcctccgcggagccgccgctcTTCCCCGATATCGTGGAGCTGAACGTGGGGGGCCAGGTGTATGTGACCCGGCGCTGCACCGTGGTGTCGGTGCCCGACTCGCTGCTCTGGCGCATGTTCACGCAGCAGCAGCCGCAGGAGCTGGCCCGGGACAGCAAAGGCCGCTTCTTTCTGGACCGAGACGGCTTCCTCTTCCGCTACATCCTGGATTACCTGCGGGACTTGCAGCTCGTGCTGCCCGACTACTTCCCCGAGCGCAGCCGGCTGCAGCGCGAGGCCGAGTACTTCGAGCTGCCGGAGCTCGTGCGCCGCCTCGGGGCGCCCCAGCAGCCcggcccggggccgccgccgccgcactcGCGGCGCGGGGTGCAGAAGGAGGGCTCGCTGGGCGACGAGCTGCTGCCGCTGGGCTGCGCGGAGCCCGAGCAGCAGGAGGGCTCGTCGGCCGGGGCGCCGTCGCCCACGCTGGAGCTGGCCAGCCGCAGCCCGTCCGGGGGTGCGGCGGGCCCGCTGCTCACGCCGTCCCAGTCCTTGGACGGCAGCCGGCGCTCGGGCTACATCACCATCGGCTACCGCGGCTCCTACACCATCGGGCGGGACGCGCAGGCAGACGCCAAGTTCCGGCGAGTGGCGCGCATCACCGTGTGCGGCAAGACGTCGCTGGCCAAGGAGGTGTTCGGCGACACCCTGAATGAGAGCCGGGACCCCGACCGGCCGCCCGAGCGCTACACCTCGCGCTATTACCTCAAGTTCAACTTCCTGGAGCAGGCCTTCGACAAGCTGTCCGAGTCGGGCTTCCACATGGTGGCGTGCAGTTCCACGGGCACCTGCGCCTTCGCCAGCAGCACCGACCAGAGCGAGGACAAGATCTGGACCAGCTACACCGAGTACGTCTTCTGCAGGGAGTGAGCTCCCCAGACCCCCGTCGCGACCCCAGCGCGCCCGTCCCCCGTCCTTCCTGCCCAGGGGAGCGTTCTAGGTCGCCCCTCCCGCCCCACGCCCTCCCGCTCCCGCGTCTCCCACCTTCAGGAGCTGGGCCAGGCCCACtcacacccccccgcccccccccccacctgagAACCTGCGGCCGCAGATCCTCTCTCGGCTTCTTTGGACCCCGCTAACCGAGAGCCCAGATGTACCCCCTCCAGCgcttcctctgccccctgcctcaaGCCGCCCCTCCCCTGGACGGTCCTTGGCCTGGATCTAATGGGGCAGCGTGGCCACAAAGTCACCAAGTACCTGGGGCTGGCAGAGTTGTTCAGAACCCGATTGGACCCTGTCCAGCGTGTAGAAGATTGCTTGACCTCCCAAGACCTTTTGACTGATGCTCGGTGTAAGAGATCAGAAGTGAGAACACTGTCTGGGAGTAGTTAGGGTTTAAAAGGTCGTCACGTATAGCCTTCTGACCTTCTTTAAAGGTAGAGTTTTTAAAGGGCTGGATGGAAGACTCTGGACCTGGACTTGGGATCCCGTGGAGGCGGTTCAGTGACTACAAATGAATAAAGTTTTGATAAGTTATAGGTAGGACGTAGGAAAAGAACCTAGTGCTGGCACAACGAAGGATCGAATCTTTTCCATGCACCACGAAAGGTCTTCGCCTGTGGCTTAAACTTGTAGAAagtcaccccccctcccccccgcccccgccgcgtgAGGACGCCTCCTTTCCCCTTGGCTCCAGCGCCAGGAAGCCTTTAGTTCGACCGGTCGGCAAGGCCGCGGGATGGGCGAGAGGGAGGAAGATTGCTGACTCCGACCAGGGCCAGGCAGCCCGGGTCACCGAGCGCAGCGGGAAGTCACCTGGCAGTGACTGCAAACGGAGCTGGGGAGTCGTGCACGTCGTGGGGATTAGGAAAGCCCGTATTCTTGCAGTGAATTGGCAGTAGGACTTTAGCTCGtaagactggggggtggggggggggggtgggggggtggggagggaggaaaggagggatgaaggggtgggaagggaggagcagacacactcatttattatttgaaagttgGAAGTTTGTGCCATCCGTTTGAGTACAcgcacattaaaaaaatagtacacAAAAACATGCAAAGCATTTTATAAAGATGAAGAACAGATTTACTCTTATCTGGCAGTTTATTGAACTAACTGTTTTGAGTCCTAAACTTAGAAGTTGCTGATACTTAtataacctaaccaaagagttacCCAGTAGTTTTTGAACTtcagtttagctttttttttttttgaactttatcTTCTTGTTGATTATAAGTCTTGATTTTAAGATCTAGTAACGAGCAAAATGTTTGATTTTTGGTTGCTTAAACTTcagatttcttcttaaaaatcctcattttcctcaagcccAGCCAATGTTGACTTCTGGGCAAA
This DNA window, taken from Canis lupus baileyi chromosome 17, mCanLup2.hap1, whole genome shotgun sequence, encodes the following:
- the KCTD12 gene encoding BTB/POZ domain-containing protein KCTD12; translated protein: MALADSTRGLPNGGGGGGGSGSSSSSAEPPLFPDIVELNVGGQVYVTRRCTVVSVPDSLLWRMFTQQQPQELARDSKGRFFLDRDGFLFRYILDYLRDLQLVLPDYFPERSRLQREAEYFELPELVRRLGAPQQPGPGPPPPHSRRGVQKEGSLGDELLPLGCAEPEQQEGSSAGAPSPTLELASRSPSGGAAGPLLTPSQSLDGSRRSGYITIGYRGSYTIGRDAQADAKFRRVARITVCGKTSLAKEVFGDTLNESRDPDRPPERYTSRYYLKFNFLEQAFDKLSESGFHMVACSSTGTCAFASSTDQSEDKIWTSYTEYVFCRE